The following are encoded together in the Apodemus sylvaticus chromosome 11, mApoSyl1.1, whole genome shotgun sequence genome:
- the Ddx56 gene encoding probable ATP-dependent RNA helicase DDX56, with product MEDQEALGFEHMGLDPRLLQAVSDLGWSRPTLIQEKAIPLALEGKDLLARARTGSGKTAAYAIPMLQLLLHKKATGPVMEQAVRGLVLVPTKELARQAQSMIQQLAAYCARDVRVANVSAAEDSASQRAVLMEKPDVVVGTPSRILNHLQQSSLKLRDSLELLVVDEADLLFSFGFEDELKSLLCHLPRIYQAFLMSATFNEDVQTLKELVLHNPVTLKLQESQLPGPDQLQQFQVVCETEEDKFLLLYALLKLSLIRGKALLFVNTLERGYRLRLFLEQFSIPSCVLNGELPLRSRCHIISQFNQGLYDCVIATDAEILAPQVKGKRRGRGSKGDKASDPESGVARGIDFHHVSAVLNFDLPPTAEAYVHRAGRTARANNPGIVLTFVLPTEQSSLGKIEELLSGEGEAPVLLPYQFQMEEIESFRYRCRDAMRSVTKQAIREARLKEIKEELLHSEKLKTYFEDNPRDLQLLRHDLPLHPAVVKPHLGNVPDYLVPAALRGLVHPRKRRRKIPFSRKAKKVKTQNPLRDFKHRGRKPKPTAKPS from the exons ATGGAGGACCAAGAGGCACTGGGTTTTGAACACATGGGACTGGATCCCCGGCTCCTGCAG GCTGTCAGCGACTTGGGCTGGTCGCGACCTACGTTGATCCAGGAAAAGGCCATACCTCTGGCGCTGGAGGGGAAGGACCTCCTGGCCCGCGCCCGCACAGGCTCCGGGAAGACCGCAGCTTATGCTATTCCGATGCTGCAGTTGCTTCTCCACAAGAAGGCG ACAGGTCCTGTAATGGAACAAGCTGTGAGAGGCCTTGTCCTTGTTCCTACCAAGGAGCTGGCACGGCAGGCCCAGTCCATGATCCAGCAGCTGGCTGCCTACTGTGCTCGGGATGTGCGAGTGGCTAACGTCTCAGCTGCTGAAGACTCGGCTTCGCAGAG GGCTGTGTTGATGgagaagccagatgtggtggtggggACCCCATCCAGAATCTTAAACCACTTGCAGCAGAGCAGCTTGAAGCTCCGGGACTCTCTGGAGCTGCTGGTGGTAGACGAAGCTgaccttcttttttcctttggctttGAGGATGAACTCAAGAGTCTTCTCTG tCACTTGCCTCGGATTTACCAGGCTTTCCTCATGTCGGCTACTTTCAATGAGGATGTGCAAACTCTGAAGGAGCTGGTGCTACACAACCCG GTTACCCTCAAGTTACAGGAGTCCCAGCTGCCGGGGCCAGACCAGCTCCAGCAGTTTCAGGTGGTCTGTGAGACAGAAGAAGACAAGTTCTTGCTGCTCTATGCCCTGCTCAAGCTGTCACTGATTCGGGGCAAAGCCTTGCTCTTTGTCAACACCCTGGAGAGGGGTTACCGGCTCCGGCTCTTCCTGGAACAGTTCAGCATTCCCTCCTGCGTGCTCAACGGAGAACTCCCGCTGCGCTCCAG GTGCCACATCATCTCACAGTTCAACCAAGGCTTGTATGATTGCGTCATAGCGACAGATGCTGAAATCTTGGCACCTCAAGTCAAAGGCAAACGGCGAGGCCGCGGGTCGAAAGGAGACAA GGCCTCCGATCCAGAGTCAGGTGTGGCCCGGGGCATAGACTTCCACCATGTGTCTGCAGTACTCAATTTTGATCTTCCTCCCACTGCAGAAGCCTATGTCCATCGAGCTGGCAG GACAGCTCGAGCCAACAACCCAGGCATAGTTCTGACCTTTGTGCTGCCCACAGAGCAGTCTTCCTTAGGAAAGATTGAGGAGCTTCTCAGTGGAG AGGGTGAGGCCCCGGTCCTGCTTCCCTACCAGTTCCAGATGGAGGAGATTGAAAGCTTTCGCTATCGCTGCAGG GATGCCATGCGCTCGGTGACTAAGCAGGCCATTCGAGAGGCGAggctgaaggagatcaaggaggAGCTTCTGCACTCTGAAAAGCTCAAG ACATACTTTGAAGACAACCCCAGAGACCTTCAGCTGCTGCGCCATGATCTGCCCTTGCACCCAGCAGTAGTGAAACCTCATTTGGGCAATGTCCCTGACTACTTGG TTCCTGCTGCTCTCCGTGGCCTTGTACATCCTCGAAAGAGACGGAGAAAGATACCCTTCTCTAGGAAGGCTAAG AAGGTGAAGACCCAGAACCCGCTGCGCGACTTCAAGCACAGGGGAAGGAAGCCTAAACCCACAGCGAAGCCTTCTTGA
- the Tmed4 gene encoding transmembrane emp24 domain-containing protein 4: protein MAGVGVRPLQGMVRFVLLVLTVCAAGARGLYFHIGETEKRCFIEEIPDETMVIGNYRTQMWDKQKEVFLPSTPGLGMHVEVKDPDSKVVLSRQYGSEGRFTFTSHTPGDHQICLHSNSTRMALFAGGKLRVHLDIQVGEHANNYPEIAAKDKLTELQLRARQLLDQVEQIQKEQDYQRYREERFRLTSESTNQRVLWWSIAQTVILILTGIWQMRHLKSFFEAKKLV from the exons ATGGCAGGTGTCGGGGTCCGACCGCTGCAGGGGATGGTGCGATTTGTGCTGCTGGTGCTTACTGTGTGTGCCGCGGGTGCCCGTGGGCTCTATTTCCACATCGGCGAGACTGAGAAGCGCTGCTTCATCGAGGAAATACCCGACGAGACCATGGTCATCG GCAACTATCGAACTCAGATGTGGGACAAGCAGAAAGAGGTCTTCCTGCCATCGACCCCCGGCCTGGGCATGCATGTAGAGGTGAAGGACCCGGACAGCAAG GTAGTACTGTCCCGGCAATACGGCTCCGAGGGCCGTTTCACGTTCACTTCCCACACTCCCGGCGACCATCAGATTTGTCTGCACTCCAACTCCACCAGGATGGCTCTCTTTGCTGGAGGCAAACTG CGTGTACACTTGGACATCCAGGTTGGGGAGCATGCCAACAACTATCCAGAGATCGCTGCTAAGGATAAGTTAACAGAGCTCCAGCTTCGTGCTCGCCAGTTGCTGGATCAGGTGGAACAGATCCAGAAGGAGCAGGACTATCAAAGG TATCGTGAAGAGCGCTTCCGTCTGACCAGTGAGAGCACCAATCAGAGGGTCCTGTGGTGGTCCATCGCCCAGACTGTCATCCTCATCCTCACTGGCATCTGGCAGATGCGTCACCTCAAGAGCTTCTTTGAGGCCAAGAAGCTGGTGTAG